From one Triticum urartu cultivar G1812 chromosome 3, Tu2.1, whole genome shotgun sequence genomic stretch:
- the LOC125545090 gene encoding probable LRR receptor-like serine/threonine-protein kinase At1g51810 — protein sequence MVISSHCSAISMKPTWSLALLLILVMMMIRVHGQSSTSGFISIDCGNSGTYNDSITGIQYHSDDGFVEGGLSHKISTEFMADAASEQAKTLRSFPDGSRNCYTLPSIIGKKYLLRALFSYGDYDGLNRTLDGSPFLFGLHIGVNFWDTVNLTYWNPSITAWKEVLTVAPGNSMSVCLINFGTGTPFVSVLELRPLLDAMYPFVNTSVSVGYFRRIRFGEVADFITRYPVDPYDRFWEGWSSYHNTYPWINLNTSSQVEILPGDDYFNVPMAIFQKATTLDANYSSMWIGIEKDNVDSKSVRLLPIFHFAEINGSNPNRRFDIYNAGDLLHRGFFPSLLQANSLYDSGQFLYNGDAFYTLNMTRGSILPPLINAFEVYSLIRMENFTADSQDVSYMKEVKKHYNLTRINWNGDPCSPREYSWEGLTCDYSKSNQNPRIVGVNLSTSGLKGGLTIAFMNMVSLENLDLSHNNLTGGIPDYQIKSIKVLDLSYNQLDGPIPHSILQRYQAGLLDLRLEGNPVCSKVKDTYCSNKKSTKSTMVIAVIVPVVLVSLLVVMCILWKLCWKGDTEDYAMYEEETPLHIDIRRFTYIELKHITNDFNSIVGKGGFGTVYHGTMENADEVAVKVLMETSIAESTDFLPEVQTLSKVHHKNLVTLQGYCQNKKCLALIYDFMPKGNLQQLLREGEDYSLNWEQRLHIALDSAQGLEYLHESCTPSIVHRDVKTANILLDKNLVGIIADFGLSRAFNDAHTHISTVAAGTLGYLDPEYHATFQLTTKTDVYSFGIVLLEIITGKPPVLMDPQTYHLPNWVRQKIAKGSIQDIVDKKLLDQYDTSSLQSVVDLAMNCVESAAMDRPTMTEVVSRLKVLLPTVPSEKQYASASSRCTNSMDAEMRRQFQLLISEERNEESSFQSGYTGGMPELNPLSGR from the exons ATGGTGATCAGCTCCCATTGCTCGGCAATTAGTATGAAACCGACATGGAGCTTGGCGCTGCTGCTCATCCTGGTCATGATGATGATTCGAGTCCATGGCCAGTCTTCTACCTCCG GGTTCATAAGCATCGATTGCGGAAACAGTGGCACCTACAACGACAGCATAACAGGAATACAGTACCATTCTGATGATGGATTTGTCGAGGGTGGATTGAGCCACAAAATTTCAACAGAGTTCATGGCTGATGCGGCTAGTGAGCAAGCAAAAACCTTGAGAAGCTTCCCTGACGGCTCACGGAATTGCTATACGCTGCCATCCATCATCGGCAAGAAGTATCTGTTGAGGGCCTTGTTTAGTTACGGCGACTACGATGGGTTGAACAGGACTCTGGACGGGTCGCCATTTCTGTTTGGGCTCCATATTGGCGTCAATTTCTGGGATACGGTGAACTTGACATATTGGAATCCATCAATCACTGCATGGAAGGAAGTGCTCACCGTTGCTCCAGGCAACTCCATGTCGGTCTGTCTGATAAACTTCGGTACAGGGACTCCATTCGTGTCTGTGTTGGAGCTGAGGCCACTGCTAGATGCGATGTACCCTTTTGTGAATACTTCCGTATCAGTTGGCTACTTTAGACGCATCAGATTTGGTGAAGTCGCTGATTTTATCACAAG ATATCCAGTGGATCCTTACGACCGGTTCTGGGAGGGCTGGTCTTCGTACCACAACACCTACCCCTGGATCAACCTGAACACTAGCAGTCAAGTGGAGATTCTCCCGGGTGACGACTACTTCAATGTGCCGATGGCCATCTTCCAGAAGGCCACGACCCTAGACGCAAACTACTCCTCCATGTGGATCGGCATTGAAAAGGACAATGTGGACTCTAAGAGCGTCCGCCTTCTCCCGATCTTCCATTTTGCTGAAATCAATGGTAGCAACCCAAACAGAAGGTTCGACATCTATAACGCCGGCGATTTGCTGCACCGAGGCTTCTTCCCGTCGCTTTTACAGGCCAACAGCTTGTATGACAGCGGGCAATTCTTGTATAACGGCGATGCGTTCTACACCCTGAATATGACGCGTGGCTCGATCCTGCCCCCGCTCATCAACGCGTTCGAGGTGTACTCGCTCATTCGGATGGAAAACTTTACCGCTGACTCCCAGGATG TCAGTTACATGAAAGAAGTCAAGAAACACTACAATTTGACACGAATAAACTGGAATGGAGATCCGTGCTCCCCAAGAGAATATTCCTGGGAAGGTTTGACTTGCGACTACTCTAAGAGCAACCAGAATCCGAGGATTGTTGGAGT AAATCTGTCTACCAGCGGACTGAAAGGTGGATTAACCATAGCATTCATGAACATGGTATCACTGGAAAACCT GGATTTGTCACACAACAATTTGACAGGAGGTATTCCAGACTACCAAATAAAGTCAATAAAAGTTCT AGATTTGTCATATAACCAACTCGATGGACCAATCCCTCATTCTATTCTTCAAAGATATCAGGCCGGTCTGCTTGACTTAAG GTTAGAAGGCAATCCCGTATGCTCAAAAGTCAAAGATACGTACTGTTCAAATAAGAAGAGCACCAAATCTACCATGGTCATCGCAGTGATAGTTCCTGTAGTACTTGTATCCCTCCTAGTAGTGATGTGCATACTCTGGAAATTGTGCTGGAAAG GAGACACTGAGGATTATGCTATGTATGAAGAGGAGACGCCCCTACATATTGACATCAGACGGTTCACCTACATAGAGCTAAAGCACATAACAAACGACTTCAATTCAATAGTTGGAAAGGGAGGTTTTGGTACTGTTTATCATGGCACAATGGAAAATGCTGATGAAGTGGCGGTAAAGGTGCTTATGGAGACATCAATAGCGGAGTCAACGGATTTCCTCCCTGAG GTGCAAACCTTGTCCAAAGTTCATCACAAGAATCTCGTAACTCTACAAGGATATTGCCAGAACAAGAAGTGCCTAGCCCTCATTTATGACTTCATGCCCAAAGGAAATCTTCAACAGCTTTTAAGAGAAG GAGAAGACTACAGTTTGAATTGGGAACAGCGACTTCATATTGCACTTGATTCTGCACAAG GACTGGAATATCTACACGAGTCATGCACCCCATCAATAGTTCACAGAGATGTCAAGACCGCTAACATCCTTCTGGACAAGAACCTGGTGGGGATCATAGCTGATTTTGGGCTTTCACGGGCTTTTAACGATGCGCACACACACATATCCACTGTTGCTGCTGGCACTCTTGGCTACCTTGACCCCGagtaccatgcaactttccagcTCACCACCAAGACAGATGTTTACAGCTTCGGCATCGTGCTCTTGGAGATCATCACTGGCAAGCCCCCGGTGTTGATGGACCCTCAAACCTACCACCTACCAAATTGGGTACGCCAAAAGATTGCCAAAGGCAGTATCCAAGATATCGTGGACAAGAAGCTGTTGGATCAGTATGACACCAGTTCCCTGCAGAGTGTGGTGGACCTTGCCATGAACTGCGTCGAAAGCGCAGCCATGGACCGTCCTACCATGACCGAAGTTGTTTCAAGGCTAAAAGTGTTGCTGCCAACGGTTCCAAGTGAAAAGCAGTATGCTTCTGCGTCCTCTCGATGTACGAACTCCATGGATGCTGAAATGCGAAGGCAGTTCCAGTTGCTGATTTCTGAAGAAAGGAACGAGGAGAGCTCCTTCCAGTCTGGTTATACCGGTGGGATGCCAGAATTAAACCCTCTATCTGGACGTTGA